The Ooceraea biroi isolate clonal line C1 chromosome 1, Obir_v5.4, whole genome shotgun sequence genome has a window encoding:
- the LOC105275070 gene encoding LOW QUALITY PROTEIN: uncharacterized protein LOC105275070 (The sequence of the model RefSeq protein was modified relative to this genomic sequence to represent the inferred CDS: deleted 1 base in 1 codon; substituted 1 base at 1 genomic stop codon) has protein sequence MTKPCVVPKCKTGNRNMKQQCSVFKVPRNIEQFKEWQAAIPDIELKQSHYVCEKHFEEQRVLRKWIKRDNDGRIITQVAYVRPRLANSAVPTIFDIPSEVEQGASTFQETQLQDNLVENQVDLPQESIQHKVPPPKVLPPNEIVGITSTVQNYAIDSVSTMPTVFTVCDRNFNISSTTINNETSKVATISENESITIPKSWAVTEFNEEGGQSVVFSHLVKMRRNSMLIPVLERSIKINTDKILHYYVHGRPVDPERCQLPPVLKDTSLLNTLERFKNMNICNGLGAINVHHLSVSTAFKDYVERWHDNSCTMISKQKRCDSCVKKRKQIMQMEARSKKTETLKRIHQASNPIDQKKFIVLRKAKFRERRAKNNLKRRIQSFTQSLKEKADEIASFRAETLDEKCSKLNIPPAQNIALREIISAASKKSLKSRRYSDEWIMLCILMNIRSPSYYEFLRKNNVLPLPCMRTIRNXFSLIDMKCGFDEQFGQLLKQYFKDKSPLQRHCVLLLNEINLRKSVTVCSRNLTYVGLTDFGEDGPHCTDIQDQATHGLVLMLQSITYSYTQPIAVFASKKPVKSEELAKLLIKAIIFVEKNGAQIHGVIADGAATNVKMWSLLGVSGAMRNTKTSFTHPVDKDRKVFVFSDTPHIIKNIRNRLYNKNKLRKSSDKYICWDYFKILFDLDSIHPGNARACPKITRRHIVLDNASKMCVRLATQIFSNSVAQGLAFYLSRGVKSLAGYEETIKFCTQINDMFDALNRKSPNEGLTPETKDFKILQDSLQWLNEWESAKEKGDITADEYLTTQTSEALRMSLHSTIDLCRYLIEKFDFKYLLTGKVNQDNLEKFFGTIRQAAGSNDHPSCPTFLQLYKVLSIYSIIKPPKFGNCSISERIPSPQILLSLQELKDIYGSKSKGKSAMYQQHVQKKLDHILQHDDWEADDIIEHNNREHNNASSETLHRIIYYVTGFYFNIYFFLA, from the exons ATGACGAAGCCGTGTGTAGTACCAAAGTGCAAAACGGGAAATAGAAATATGAAACAACAGTGTTCCGTTTTTAAAGTGCCAAGAAATATTGAACAATTTAAAGAATGGCAAGCAGCAATTCCTGACATTGAATTGAAGCAATCACACTACGTTTGCGAGAAGCATTTTGAGGAACAACGCGTTCTAAGAAAATGGATAAAACGCGACAACGATGGTCGGATTATTACTCAA GTTGCCTATGTGCGTCCACGGCTAGCCAATTCAGCAGTTCCAACAATATTCGACATCCCTTCTGAGGTGGAACAAGGTGCCTCAACATTTCAAGAAACTCAGT tgcAGGATAATCTTGTCGAGAATCAGGTTGATTTGCCGCAAGAGTCCATTCAACATAAAGTTCCTCCGCCGAAGGTTCTTCCGCCGAATGAGATTGTTGGTATCACATCAACTGTGCAAAATTATGCAATAGATTCAGTGTCTACAATGCCTACAGTGTTCACAGTGTGTGatagaaatttcaatatttcaagcACCACAATCAACAATGAGACTAGTAAAGTGGCTACGATTAGTGAAAACGAATCTATCACCATACCAAAATCGTGGGCTGTTACGGAATTCAATGAGGAAGGAGGACAAAGCGTAGTCTTCTCACATCTCGTAAAGATGCGTAGAAATAGTATGCTTATACCAGTATTAGAAAGAAGTATTAAGATCAATACTGATAAAATACTTCACTACTACGTTCATGGACGTCCCGTGGATCCAGAGAGATGTCAACTCCCTCCAGTTTTGAAAGACACATCGCTGCTGAACACTTTGGAGAGATTCAAAAACATGAATATTTGCAATGGTCTAGGTGCTATCAACGTTCATCATTTGTCGGTTAGTACTGCATTCAAAGACTATGTTGAAAGATGGCATGACAACAGCTGTACAATGATCTCGAAACAGAAAAGATGTGACAGCTGCGTGAAGAAGAGGAAACAAATAATGCAGATGGAAGCGAGATCGAAA AAAACTGAAACATTAAAGCGTATACATCAAGCGTCAAATCCCATCGATCAAAAGAAGTTTATTGTTTTACGGAAAGCGAAGTTCCGTGAAAGGCGCGCAAAAAACAACCTTAAGCGACGTATACAATCATTCACGCAATCATTGAAAGAAAAAGCCGACGAAATCGCTTCTTTTCGTGCCGAAACGTTGGACGAAAAGTGTTCAAAATTGAATATTCCACCTGCGCAAAATATAGCACTCAGAGAAATCATCTCGGCTGCATCGAAGAAAAGCCTGAAGAGTCGTCGTTACTCAGATGAATGGATAATGTTATGCATTTTAATGAACATACGTTCACCGAGCTATTACGAGTTTCTTCgaaaaaacaatgttttaccACTACCCTGTATGAGAACAATTCGCAATTAGTTTTCGCTCATTGATATGAAATGCGGTTTTGATGAACAGTTTGGGCAATTATTGAAACagtattttaaagataaatctCCTCTGCAGCGACATTGTGTACTTTTATTGAATGAAATCAATTTGAGAAAGTCTGTGACAGTCTGTTCAAGAAACTTGACTTACGTTGGTTTAACGGATTTTGGTGAGGACGGACCACACTGTACGGACATTCAAGATCAAGCAACGCACGGTCTTGTTCTCATGTTGCAGTCTATTACATATTCGTATACTCAACCAATTGCTGTTTTTGCTTCAAAAAAGCCAGTTAAGAGCGAGGAACTTGCAAAGTTGCTGATTAAAGCTATTATTTTTGTGGAAAAAAATGGAGCACAAATTCACGGCGTTATTGCCGATGGTGCAGCgacaaatgtaaaaatgtgGTCTTTGTTGGGTGTCTCAGGTGCAATGAGGAACACAAAAACATCGTTCACGCATCCTGTCGATAAGGACCGGAAAGTGTTCGTTTTTTCTGATACACCTCACATCATCAAGAATATTCGAAACCGGCTCtacaataaaaacaaattgcgG AAATCGTCGGATAAATACATATGCTGGGATTactttaagattttatttgacCTCGACAGTATACATCCAGGAAATGCCAGAGCTTGTCCTAAAATAACGCGAAGGCATATTGTATTGGACAACGCCTCGAAAATGTGTGTTCGACTCGCGACACAG ATTTTTAGTAACTCTGTCGCACAAGGTCTGGCCTTTTATTTGTCGCGTGGAGTCAAATCTCTCGCTGGATACGAGGAAACGATTAAATTCTGCACACAAATAAATGACATGTTCGATGCGTTAAATCGAAAGTCTCCCAATGAAGGTCTGACCCCAGAAACCAAAGACTTTAAG ATATTGCAAGATTCGCTCCAATGGTTGAATGAGTGGGAATCTGCCAAGGAAAAAGGTGACATAACGGCTGATGAATATTTAACCACACAAACGTCGGAAGCATTGCGAATGTCTCTACATTCAACGATCGATTTGTGCCGCTATCTCAtcgaaaaatttgattttaaatatttattaactgGAAAAGTCAACCAAGATAACTTGGAG AAATTCTTCGGCACTATTCGTCAAGCCGCTGGGTCTAACGATCATCCAAGCTGTCCCACGTTCCTACAACTATATAAAGTACTGTCAATATACAGTATAATAAAACCTCCCAAATTTGGAAACTGCTCCATTTCCGAAAGGATTCCCTCGCCGCAGATTCTCCTCTCGTTACAGGAACTGAAGGATATTTACGGGTCGAAGTCTAAGGGAAAAAGTGCAATGTATCAGCAACACGTTCAGAAAAAATTAGACCACATTTTACAACACGATGATTGGGAAGCGGATGACATCATAGAACATAATAATCGCGAGCATAATAATGCTTCCTCCGAAACTCTACatcgtattatatattatgtcacaggtttttattttaatatttacttctttcttgCTTGA
- the LOC105275071 gene encoding uncharacterized protein LOC105275071, with the protein MHKDVEETTTLIEKFVDILDSHAVHQELSRLKEISDESYQAYIYKMLEIAAQADVDTQSEIQYIIEGIQDDASNKTVLHGAKTIRELKEKFIQYEAIKKEGKSRMKPKEKKTTRRDTSSTEAKRCFNCGSRDHFGKACPMKDKGAKCFKCN; encoded by the coding sequence ATGCACAAAGACGTGGAGGAAACTACAACATTAATAGAGAAATTTGTCGATATTCTAGACAGTCATGCGGTACACCAGGAATTGTCACGACTTAAGGAAATATCTGACGAGTCTTACCAGgcatatatttacaaaatgttGGAAATTGCTGCGCAAGCCGACGTGGATACGCAATCggaaattcaatatattatcgaGGGTATTCAAGACGATGCAAGCAATAAAACAGTACTGCATGGAGCAAAAACAATACGTGaactaaaagaaaaattcatcCAATATGAagctataaaaaaagaaggaaagtcGAGGATGAAGccaaaagagaagaagacgacTCGTAGGGACACTAGCTCGACGGAGGCGAAACGATGTTTTAACTGCGGTAGCAGAGATCATTTCGGAAAAGCGTGCCCGATGAAAGACAAAGGTGCCAAGTGCTTTAAATGTAACTAA